One region of Candidatus Electrothrix rattekaaiensis genomic DNA includes:
- a CDS encoding transglutaminase-like domain-containing protein, producing MIVRILKFFVLCCWIALLVFLVQRDFFVSTLESNEQAALIQAKYQQYYGVYLKDKRIGYIMEDVRPDGENSLRILQEASLRLKVLNSVQPIKMNLTATVGNGLQLRTFEFLFSSPFYSTTANGRVEGNTVHFTLDTGGAIMEDAVTLQGPPVLPLNQRGYLLSKMHEKGDKLKIPFFDPFSLAARTSVITYNGQEKKLLNERIYHLHNFTESYSGMQINFWLDDQGKVVRERSPAGFVFQAEPKFKAMDIQDSGDELLSAVAVQYTGKLLEENSRTATFRLQFPKDAEVALNGGRQNFAEGTLTLTKEEFPPLLKDSEFISENSCVGEDSTLSASRYVQSDNSDIKAKAKEIVGEVTDPVRQVALLTEWLYKNIEKRPVIGLPDALTTLKSGRGDCNEHAALFAALARSLNIPTAIAAGVTLHNDAFYYHAWNEVCLDGQWISLDTTVNQLPADLYHIRFTRGDLEGQLAIGALIGKLQIEILPLTE from the coding sequence TGATCCAAGCGAAGTATCAGCAATATTATGGGGTGTATCTCAAAGACAAGCGCATCGGTTATATTATGGAGGATGTCCGTCCTGACGGGGAAAACAGCTTGCGCATTCTTCAAGAGGCCTCGCTTCGACTCAAGGTGCTTAATTCGGTGCAACCGATCAAGATGAATCTCACCGCAACTGTGGGGAACGGCCTGCAACTGCGCACCTTTGAGTTTCTTTTTTCCTCTCCGTTTTATAGCACCACTGCAAATGGCCGAGTGGAAGGAAACACGGTTCACTTTACCTTGGATACAGGGGGAGCAATAATGGAGGATGCTGTCACGTTGCAAGGCCCTCCTGTGCTCCCGCTTAATCAGCGAGGGTATCTGTTGAGCAAGATGCATGAAAAAGGAGACAAGCTGAAGATTCCGTTTTTTGATCCTTTTTCCCTTGCCGCAAGGACATCTGTGATCACGTATAACGGACAGGAAAAAAAGCTTCTGAATGAGCGGATATATCATCTGCACAATTTTACAGAATCCTATTCCGGGATGCAGATCAATTTCTGGCTGGATGATCAGGGAAAGGTTGTCCGAGAGCGATCGCCCGCCGGTTTTGTTTTTCAGGCAGAACCGAAATTCAAGGCAATGGACATTCAGGACAGCGGCGACGAGCTTTTGTCCGCAGTTGCTGTGCAATATACAGGGAAGCTTCTTGAAGAGAACAGCCGGACGGCAACATTTCGCCTTCAGTTCCCGAAAGATGCCGAGGTTGCGTTGAACGGTGGGCGGCAAAACTTTGCCGAAGGTACGTTAACTCTCACAAAGGAAGAGTTTCCTCCGTTACTGAAAGACAGCGAATTCATATCGGAAAACAGCTGTGTCGGCGAAGACTCTACCTTGTCGGCCAGTCGCTATGTCCAGTCTGATAACTCAGATATTAAGGCAAAGGCCAAGGAAATTGTCGGAGAAGTTACTGACCCTGTTCGTCAGGTAGCCCTCTTGACTGAGTGGCTGTACAAAAACATTGAAAAAAGACCAGTTATCGGCCTACCCGATGCCTTAACCACTCTGAAAAGCGGCAGAGGAGATTGCAACGAGCATGCCGCCCTCTTTGCGGCCCTTGCCCGTAGCCTCAATATCCCCACCGCAATCGCCGCCGGGGTCACTCTGCATAATGATGCCTTTTACTATCACGCTTGGAATGAGGTCTGCTTGGACGGGCAATGGATCAGTCTTGATACCACGGTCAACCAGCTCCCTGCGGATTTGTATCATATCCGCTTTACCCGTGGCGATTTGGAAGGACAGCTTGCAATCGGGGCTTTAATCGGGAAATTACAGATTGAGATTTTGCCACTCACGGAATAA